A single genomic interval of Spinacia oleracea cultivar Varoflay chromosome 6, BTI_SOV_V1, whole genome shotgun sequence harbors:
- the LOC130463284 gene encoding uncharacterized protein → MDKSWIDLPTGHPEYVDGCMQFIAFAKQGLFEGKIRCPCKNCKVDKWFPVNDVERHILFKGFYKSYRNWIFHGKGDMVQRMLGSDGGSTSEGSLAREDGEWTEVHVSYDTYVEYDDSTIEEDATYKKLLQASEEKLYEGYAFPQILDFPLSYYYSKKMIKDLGLGYEKIDACPNDCMMYWGAFLEKDKCHVCGKSRWKTTKGKKGDDVSDQGTNTCKKGVPAKVMRYFPLIPRLKRIYMSSETIEDMRWHDTERLGEDDKKILRHPSDALAWKAFDERHRDFALDPRSVRLGLASDGFNPYRLMNTTYSTWPVVLIPYNLPPWLCTKPSSFIFSTLIPGKASPGNDIDVYLQPLVHELKLLWGGVEAFDAFDGVKINLRAALLWTINDFPGYAMLSSLSTKGYNACPICMDSTPSDRFGNKICYCSYRKWLPADHPYRRQGEKFCEKFGTNELGEAPSRPSDTDILSQQEKVEYVYGKSKAPPKKRQRGHNDNNDVQDEIVFGTKRRILFDLVYWEHNLLRHNLDVMHIEKNVSENLLGTLLSMDKSRDSRDDREALEAWRIKPHLWLSTDHNGSEYMPPASYSMSREEKERFLNVL, encoded by the exons ATGGATAAAAGTTGGATAGATCTACCCACTGGCCACCCTGAATATGTCGATGGTTGTATGCAATTCATTGCGTTTGCCAAGCAAGGTCTATTTGAAGGAAAAATCAGATGCCCATGTAAGAACTGTAAGGTGGATAAATGGTTCCCGGTTAATGATGTAGAGCGACATATTTTGTTTAAGGGGTTTTATAAGTCGTATAGAAATTGGATCTTTCATGGTAAAGGGGATATGGTTCAGCGTATGTTAGGGAgtgatggagggagtactagtgAAGGATCCCTTG CAAGAGAGGATGGTGAATGGACTGAGGTGCACGTGTCATATGACACATATGTTGAATATGATGATTCTACAATAGAAGAAGATGCAACATACAAGAAGCTACTTCAAGCTTCAGAGGAGAAATTATATGAGGGGT ATGCATTTCCTCAAATACTTGATTTTCCCTTGTCTTATTATTATAGtaagaaaatgataaaagaCTTGGGCCTTGGGTATGAAAAAATTGATGCTTGTCCTAATGATTGTATGATGTATTGGGGTGCATTTTTAGAGAAAGACAAGTGTCATGTTTGTGGTAAATCCAGGTGGAAAACAACCAAGGGTAAGAAGGGTGACGATGTAAGTGATCAAGGTACGAATACTTGTAAGAAAGGTGTGCCAGCTAAGGTAATGCGATATTTTCCTCTTATCCCAAGACTAAAAAGAATCTACATGTCATCAGAAACAATAGAAGATATGAGATGGCATGATACAGAGCGATTGGGTGAAGATGATAAGAAGATTTTGAGGCATCCTTCTGATGCCTTAGCGTGGAAGGCATTTGATGAGCGTCATAGAGATTTTGCATTAGACCCTCGTAGTGTTCGATTAGGTCTTGCGAGCGATGGGTTTAATCCTTACCGTTTAATGAACACTACTTATAGTACATGGCCAGTGGTGTTGATTCCTTATAATCTTCCACCATGGCTATGTACGAAACCATCTTCTTTCATTTTTTCCACACTTATTCCCGGAAAAGCAAGTCCTGGAAATGATATTGACGTGTATTTGCAACCATTAGTTCATgaattgaaattgttgtggggaGGGGTTGAAGCTTTTGATGCTTTTGACGGAGTGAAAATTAATTTGCGCGCGGCTTTGCTTTGGACTATTAATGACTTTCCTGGCTATGCAATGCTCTCTAGTTTGAGCACAAAAGGTTACAATGCATGTCCTATATGCATGGATTCCACACCCTCTGATAGATTTGGGAACAAGATTTGTTATTGTAGCTATAGAAAATGGTTACCCGCAGATCACCCATATCGACGTCAGGGTGAAAAGTTTTGTGAGAAGTTTGGAACTAATGAGTTGGGTGAAGCCCCATCTCGTCCTAGCGACACTGATATATTGAGTCAACAAGAAAAGGTCGAGTATGTTTATGGAAAGTCAAAGGCACCACCGAAAAAGAGACAAAGAGGACATAATGATAACAATGATGTCCAAGATGAAATTGTCTTTGGTACCAAGAGAAGAATATTATTTGATTTGGTGTATTGGGAGCATAATCTTCTAAGGCATAATTTAGACgttatgcacattgagaaaaatgtgtctGAGAATCTTCTGGGTACACTTCTTAGTATGGATAAGAGTAGAGATAGTAGGGATGATCGAGAAGCCCTTGAAGCATGGAGAATAAAGCCTCACCTTTGGCTTAGTACTGATCATAATGGAAGTGAATACATGCCTCCAGCTTCCTATTCTATGTCTAGGGAGGAAAAAGAGAGATTCTTAAATGTTTTGTAG
- the LOC130463285 gene encoding protein FAR1-RELATED SEQUENCE 5-like: protein MSNEAGGEDVVGHSYKDHMNFCYKLKIKAIEGGDSQVVYDKLQDAYYEDPNFFFRIRTNRYNLICAPFVGINNHCKNTMFACAFLGDEKTESFVWLFETFKKAMGDKSPITLFTDQDAGMARVFPSTRYRLCLWHLMQNAVTQFGVLKSDSTFKAAFNKCLSGCLHEAEFNACWEAMRSESTNNVVGFRATKKTSLTEFYHIFQEIIKRWRRTEDVDEFNTTKSIPTSHYPMTSLLKHGAQVYTHTLFRDFEEEFNLVAQVQLIHTNGPKMIYQVYLEDRVGSAQSVMYDPPNEIIICPCKNFEESGWLCFHCICVLHMNPVQKNPRELCNFVSIMVTILSMKVTMTAGMTYLLFLIIDPIFMLCKADFTTIV from the exons ATGTCAAACGAAGCTGGTGGAGAAGATGTTGTAGGGCATTCATATAAGGATCATATGAATTTCTGTTATAAGCTGAAAATTAAGGCTATTGAAGGAGGAGATTCTCAAGTTGTCTATGACAAACTGCAAGATGCTTATTATGAAGATCCTAATTTCTTTTTCAGAATAAG AACAAACCGTTACAACCTCATATGTGCACCGTTTGTGGGGATTAATAACCACTGTAAAAATACTATGTTTGCGTGTGCATTCTTAGGAGATGAGAAAACAGAATCCTTTGTGTGGCTGTTTGAGACTTTCAAAAAAGCTATGGGTGACAAAAGTCCAATCACACTCTTTACTGACCAAGATGCAGGTATGGCTAGA GTATTTCCATCCACAAGGTATAGACTTTGCCTGTGGCATTTGATGCAGAATGCAGTAACACAATTTGGAGTCCTGAAGAGTGATTCAACATTCAAAGCCGCTTTCAACAAATGCTTGAGTGGTTGTCTTCATGAAGCTGAGTTTAACGCATGTTGGGAAGCAATG AGGAGTGAGAGTACGAATAATGTTGTGGGTTTCAGAGCTACTAAGAAGACTAGTTTGACTGAGTTTTATCACATATTTCAAGAAATAATAAAGAGATGGAGAAGGACAGAAGATGTTGATGAATTCAACACCACCAAATCTATTCCGACTTCACACTATCCAATGACTTCGTTATTGAAACATGGTGCTCAAGTCTACACACATACACTTTTCAGGGATTTTGAAGAAGAATTTAATCTTGTTGCTCAAGTACAACTCATTCACACAAATGGACCAAAGATGATTTATCAAGTTTACCTTGAAGATAGGGTTGGCTCCGCACAATCTGTGATGTATGATCCGCCGAATGAGATCATTATTTGTCCTTGCAAGAATTTTGAGGAGTCGGGTTGGTTATGCTTTCATTGTATTTGTGTTCTGCATATGAATCCTGTTCAAAAAAATCCCAGAGAA TTGTGTAATTTTGTTTCTATTATGGTAACTATACTTTCAATGAAGGTGACTATGACTGCAGGAATGACTTACTTGTTGTTCTTGATAATTGATCCAATATTCATGTTATGCAAAGCAGACTTCACTACCATTGTGTGA